The genomic interval GGATTTGATCTCTACCGGGTTATTCAGGATGTCCCCTATCCGGTCAACGGAGAGGAGCGCCTGCTGGAACTCGTTCCAGAGATTGACAAGCCTGAGAAAGGGTCCTGTAAACTGCCCGGCGAACATCTGAAATGCGATCAACTGGCCGATGGTGAGCTGATTATCGATCACAAGCTTTACCCCGAGGTAGAGAACGGTGATGGTCATCATGCGCTGGAACATGCCGGAAAAGGCCCTGGCGATATTCGACATGTTGGAAAGCTTGAAGCTCGAATGGACGTACTTTTCAAGGTTCTCTTCCCATCTTTTCTGCATCGAACCTTCAAGGGCAAGGGATTTTACCGTCTGGATGCCGGTGACGGACTCAACGAGGTAGGAATTGGACTGTGCCGCCATCTGGAACTTATATTCAAGCCTCTTCCTCAGTTCCGGCGTGACGGTAACGTAGAGAGTCCCCACAACGCACACAAAGGCAATAAATACAAGGGTCAGCTTGACGCTGTAGAGGAACATGACCGCCACGAAGACAACGGAAAAGCAGAGGTCGATGATGACCGACACGGATTTGTTCGTGATAAAATCCCGGATATTGTCAAGCTCTCTCACCCTTGCAGCGATGTTGCCGACCTTCCTTGACTCAAAATAGACAAAGGGGAGCGCAAAGAGGTGTCTGAAGAGTTTGGACCCCAGTTTCGCGTCGATCTTGTTTGCCGTGTGGATAAAGATATAATTCCTTGTCGTGTTCAGGAGAAACTCAAATACTGCTACCGCGATAAAGGCCACGGCAAGGACGTCGAGAGTGGTCATGCTCCGGTGGACGATAACCTTGTCAAGTATAACCTGTGTGAAAAGAGGCGTGATGAGGCCGAAAAGCTGGACGACAAATGATCCTGTGAGCACCTCTGCCATCACGTTCTTGTAATGAAGTATCTCGTTGTAGAACCACCGGAACCCGAAGGCAACCTGTGACGTTATCATCTTGTGTTTAAGGACGATGCACTCTCCGCCGGACAGGGCAGAGAACTCCTCGAGACTCACGGGCCGCACCTGTTTCTCCGCCGGGAAAAACAGAATGACCTTTTTTTCTTCGCGTTGTACCTTGAGGATCAGGCCGAAGCTATTGTCCCTGAACACGGCGATCGCCGGGGCAGGATATCTTTCGAGCAGCTCGTCCGGCGGCATCTTCTTTATCCGCGCCTTAAAACCGACGCCCTTCGCAACAAGAAGCAGTTCCTCTTTTGTAAGCTCATTGTCCGTTAAACCGTATTCTCTTTGCACAGTCCGCAGGTCCACGTTTATCCTGTTGATCCTGGCAACAGCCTCAAGGGCTATGAGCGCCGTCTGCATCAGCGTACCTCCTCTGTGAGCAGTTTAAGCTCCTTGACGGCGGATGCCTTTGTAATATAGACCTTTGCGAGTTCGAGCCTCCTGTTCACCAGTTCTATCTTTTCGATCAGGAGGTCTTTGTGCCCGGCGATCTTCTGCTCCGTAAGTCTCTCGACCATTGAGAGCTTCTCCCCGGTCTTTGCCAGCATCTCCCGCCGGTTTTTCATCTCCATACCGTAGAGACGCGATGCGTCGCTTAACCTTGCCTGCCTGCTCCGGAGTTCAGAGACCTTCTTCTCCTTCTCGATCTTAAGCCGCTCCATCTCCAGCCCCGCCCTCTCGATACGGGCGCTGCTTTTAAAACCGTCAAAAAGGGGCATGGTAATAGAAAGACCTACAAAGAAGTTCCGCGACCGTATATTCTCAACAGAGGCATTGAAACGATCTAAATCCTGTCCATACCAGGTATAGTTTGAATTGAACGCGAATCTTGGATATCTCTCTCTTTCAAGGGCCTCGATCTCCGCCCTCTTCTTCTCTATTGCAAGTTCGTATATCCTCCATTCCGGCGACATATCCACACGGAAATTGCCGGACGCCTCTTTCTCTTCGGAAAATCCTTTTACCTCAAGGCCTTCAATGGTATAGTCCTCTCCTGTATAAACAGATAACTCGTGGAGGAGGTCATTTACCCTGAGCGTGACCCCGTCAATCTCATCGAGCGTCTTAACTACGTTTAACGCGTCATTCGTCACCTCGACCCTGGCGATCCTGCCGGCAGTAAACAGTCTCTCCTTCGCGGCAGAAAGCTCCCGGTAGAGGCCAAGCAATTCCTTTTTCGCGGCCAATTCCTTCCAGGCAAGGAGCAGGTCTGAATAAATACCCAGCACCTTTAGCTTCATGTCCCGAACAGACTGGACATAGATAGTCCTTCTCAGGTCCACATCCCTGTATGCGATAAAAACTCTTTCGTCTTTTGCGCCAAAATCATAGAGATCGTAGGCAATACCAAGAGAGAGGGCATTCTGGAACATCGTGTTCTCTACGAGGATCACGTCCCCGACGGATGTGACCTGGGCTGTGCCGTCCGTCAGGTCCTTCACATACCCCGAGTTCCAGCGGGCGCTCAGTGTGGGATAATAGACTGAGAGCGCCTCCTTTTTTGCCGATTGGCTAATCCTGATGTCGAGGCCTGCCATCCGCACCTCCTGCGAGTGGCGGAGTGCCTTTTCTGCCAGGGTGTCGAAATCGATCGCTGCCGCACAAAGGACCTGTCCTTCAAAAAACAGCGTCAATAAAAACAGCATGACAACGACAGATGTATTGCAATACTTGTTGTCCATTGCCGGTTTAACCCTTAACCCCTTAAAGACCTTTTTCCTCTCGCCCAGTCACTGCGCTCCTTCGAGACGCAGAGACCGCAGAGGAGAGCTTTCTTTTGCCGGTATGGGAGAAGGATCCATACCGGCAAATCCGCATACCCTTGCGGGTAGTATTTACTCTTGCACCGCCAGGTGCTGAGAGTGTCGGCAGAATGATGGTTCCTCTTACTTCTGCCGACAGTATATTCTGTCTTTCTCTGCGTGCTCTGCGGCTCTGCGAGAGACAAGGCTTTAAAGAATTTTTATCTCACGCCCAGTCGCTACGCTCCTTCGAGACGCTGAGGACACAGAGGAAACCTTATGCTTTTGCCATGATTAAGAGAATAATGAATCATGGCAAACTCCCGGCACCTTACGGTGCAGGATCCCTGCATCTTTTCACCTTTCACATCCTCTATCGTTTCTTTTGTTTTTCACTATTCACTATCGACTATTCACTGCCTTCATGCCGGATACTCGTCGCTCTGGCAATAAACCCGTAAGTCGTCAGGCGTTTTTTGACTCTCTGCCCTCAGCTCTCCGCTCTCTGCTGCCTTATTGGTGCCATGTGTTCACTATAATGTTCATCAGATCCTGGTTTCCCTTCACATCATCGACTGATGTCAGGCTGATGCCGTGGTCATTTGCATAAGAGGTAATATCCTGGATGATTTTATTGATATCGGAGTCGGTGAGGAAGAAACCATTGGAAAGCTGTACCTTCTCTATGCCTGCGTCTATCGCTCTGGGGTAATGACCCTGGGGAGAAACCAGTATATGGTCTGTATCTCCGTATGCGATAGAGAGATTGCTGCCGTTCTTAAAGAAGGCGATGGTTGCTCCGGAGACCGAAGCATCGAAGGAGATTACGTCTGACGCCTTGTCCGAACCAATATCTCTTATCGTGTCAAACCCGTGACCGAGAGAGAAACCGTAAACATCGCTTCCTTCACCGCCGCAGAGGGTATCGTTGCCCGCGTTGCCGTAAATGGTGTCGTTGCCGTCAAGGCCGTAGAGGGAGTTATTGCCATGGTTGCCGATGATGATGTTGTCGAGAGAGTTGCCGGTGCCGTCAAAGTCGTAAGAAATATTATAAGGGCCGAAGAAGGGATCGAGCTCCAACAGTGTAATGTTCTCTACATAATCCGGAAGGGTATAATCCACCGAGGAGATAATGGTGTCGATGCCTTGTTCTTCAAAAAGGCGCGAAGGGCGCTCGATAACTGTATCGCCGGCATCATCCACATAATAAATGTCGTTGCCCGATCCTCCGTACATCCTGTCTCTCCCCGTGCCGCCGTCGAGGGTGTCGTTGCCTGCGCTGCCGGAGAGCCGGTCGTTATCGTAGCCGCCGTTGAGGCTGTCGTCACCGTCGCCGCCATAGAGGATATCGTTGCCTACGTTGCCGTAAAGGATATCGTTGCCGGCATAGCCCTTGAGGATATTATTGGCGTCGTTTCCGAAAAGGAAGTTGTTGAGGGCATTGCCAATGCCTTTGACGGCGGTCGTACCGGTGAGGGCCAGGTCCTCGATGTTTTCGCCGAGGGTGTATGTAACTGAGGAAAGGACAGTATCTTTACCTTCGCCGGCTTCTTCCCTGACGACATCGCCCCCGTTGTCCACGTAGTACGTATCGTTGCCCGAGCCGCCGGACATCGTGTCCGCGCCTTCATCACCTTCGAGGGTATCGTCCCCGTTGTAGCCATAGATGGTATCGTTGCCCGTTCCACCGATAAGATAATCGTCATCGTAATAGCCGTAGATCTTGTCGTTGCCGTCGCCGCCAGAGATGACCTCGCGGGCGTGGAGGACAACACCGTCATTTCCGTAAAGTTGTTCATTGCCCATACCGGCAATCAAACAGGGCGTATAGCCGTAGAG from Syntrophorhabdaceae bacterium carries:
- a CDS encoding type I secretion system permease/ATPase → MQTALIALEAVARINRINVDLRTVQREYGLTDNELTKEELLLVAKGVGFKARIKKMPPDELLERYPAPAIAVFRDNSFGLILKVQREEKKVILFFPAEKQVRPVSLEEFSALSGGECIVLKHKMITSQVAFGFRWFYNEILHYKNVMAEVLTGSFVVQLFGLITPLFTQVILDKVIVHRSMTTLDVLAVAFIAVAVFEFLLNTTRNYIFIHTANKIDAKLGSKLFRHLFALPFVYFESRKVGNIAARVRELDNIRDFITNKSVSVIIDLCFSVVFVAVMFLYSVKLTLVFIAFVCVVGTLYVTVTPELRKRLEYKFQMAAQSNSYLVESVTGIQTVKSLALEGSMQKRWEENLEKYVHSSFKLSNMSNIARAFSGMFQRMMTITVLYLGVKLVIDNQLTIGQLIAFQMFAGQFTGPFLRLVNLWNEFQQALLSVDRIGDILNNPVEIKSGKDITLPKLAGAVRFENVSFRYTPDSPDALQQVSFAVRPGMSVGLVGRSGSGKSTITKLIERLYILSEGAIYIDDIDIRHMNPIWLRYNIGVVLQDDYLFSGTIRENIMLPRPDAPMEGVIEASKIAGAHQFISQLPEGYDTLVGERGSTLSGGQKQRIAIARALITHPRILIFDEATSSLDYESEKIIQQNINKIKAGRTMFIVAHRLSTVKDCDLIVALDQGRIIETGTHETLMEKKGYYHHLYTQQEAV
- a CDS encoding TolC family protein translates to MDNKYCNTSVVVMLFLLTLFFEGQVLCAAAIDFDTLAEKALRHSQEVRMAGLDIRISQSAKKEALSVYYPTLSARWNSGYVKDLTDGTAQVTSVGDVILVENTMFQNALSLGIAYDLYDFGAKDERVFIAYRDVDLRRTIYVQSVRDMKLKVLGIYSDLLLAWKELAAKKELLGLYRELSAAKERLFTAGRIARVEVTNDALNVVKTLDEIDGVTLRVNDLLHELSVYTGEDYTIEGLEVKGFSEEKEASGNFRVDMSPEWRIYELAIEKKRAEIEALERERYPRFAFNSNYTWYGQDLDRFNASVENIRSRNFFVGLSITMPLFDGFKSSARIERAGLEMERLKIEKEKKVSELRSRQARLSDASRLYGMEMKNRREMLAKTGEKLSMVERLTEQKIAGHKDLLIEKIELVNRRLELAKVYITKASAVKELKLLTEEVR
- a CDS encoding calcium-binding protein translates to MKQCEAERIQYREEIMDGSDGMYHAFLQGYWYPSGIVGATGKKIKGDMNDNTITGTQGDDTISGLEGDDTIYGSDGNDKIYGGDQDDLLYGGTGDDMLYGEYGDDTLYGGSGNDTLWGGADNDRIDGGKNNDRLYGGAGRDTLYGGMGEDWLEGGSGDDILYGYTPCLIAGMGNEQLYGNDGVVLHAREVISGGDGNDKIYGYYDDDYLIGGTGNDTIYGYNGDDTLEGDEGADTMSGGSGNDTYYVDNGGDVVREEAGEGKDTVLSSVTYTLGENIEDLALTGTTAVKGIGNALNNFLFGNDANNILKGYAGNDILYGNVGNDILYGGDGDDSLNGGYDNDRLSGSAGNDTLDGGTGRDRMYGGSGNDIYYVDDAGDTVIERPSRLFEEQGIDTIISSVDYTLPDYVENITLLELDPFFGPYNISYDFDGTGNSLDNIIIGNHGNNSLYGLDGNDTIYGNAGNDTLCGGEGSDVYGFSLGHGFDTIRDIGSDKASDVISFDASVSGATIAFFKNGSNLSIAYGDTDHILVSPQGHYPRAIDAGIEKVQLSNGFFLTDSDINKIIQDITSYANDHGISLTSVDDVKGNQDLMNIIVNTWHQ